The proteins below come from a single Necator americanus strain Aroian chromosome V, whole genome shotgun sequence genomic window:
- a CDS encoding hypothetical protein (NECATOR_CHRV.G17524.T2) produces the protein MLKDSQTQQTLLVARNKTERKVTIMVTVIIISFIICNAPGAILSFQSKFQKIRGSERSKSGRNDMKHGAVAVSGCGAVEVGVEVEPSRIAAMNDDRKGSSLDPNRYAPPHRFVRYCLRSCTVLHVVLIILHVFQLINN, from the exons ATGCTTAAGGATTCACAAACACAACAGACACTTCTTGTTGCAAGAAATAAGACGGAAAGGAAG GTTACAATAATGGTGACAGTGATAATAATTAGCTTCATCATATGCAATGCACCCGGAGCTATTCTATCTTTTCAaagcaaatttcaaaagatcagAGGTTCCGAAAGGTCAAAG tcgggtcgaaacgacatgaagcatggtgcagttgcggtaagcggctgcggcgcggtggaggttggagtcgaggtggaaccatcgcgaatCGCTGCAATGAACGACGATAGGAAGggatcctcactcgatcctaaccgctacgctccaccgcaccgcttcgtgcGCTACtgcttacgcagttgcaccgtgcttcatgtcgttttgattatACTACATGTGTTTCAGTTGATCAACAACTAA
- a CDS encoding hypothetical protein (NECATOR_CHRV.G17524.T1) translates to MMYATIERVQVLRSPFRTSRRSVSPRFIAVITIIVIGALAVTALQFLPPSQNIPSHVAETLLGLHVVSVVFVPFVVLTLLSTLLVLALKKNTMPVHMLKDSQTQQTLLVARNKTERKVTIMVTVIIISFIICNAPGAILSFQSKFQKIRGSERSKVSCRLSRLPQTSSMRL, encoded by the exons ATGATGTATGCAACTATCGAGCGGGTTCAAGTATTGCGCAGTCCATTCCGAACATCACGTCGATCAGTATCACCACGATTTATTGCAGTTATTACTATAATCGTCATAGGAGCTCTTGCTGTCACCGCATTACAGTTCCTGCCACCATCACAAAATATTCCATCTCATGTGGCTGAAACACTTTTA GGGTTACATGTCGTCAGCGTCGTATTTGTTCCTTTCGTGGTGCTTACGCTGCTGAGTACACTCTTGGTGTTGGCCCTGAAGAAAAACACGATGCCTGTACACATGCTTAAGGATTCACAAACACAACAGACACTTCTTGTTGCAAGAAATAAGACGGAAAGGAAG GTTACAATAATGGTGACAGTGATAATAATTAGCTTCATCATATGCAATGCACCCGGAGCTATTCTATCTTTTCAaagcaaatttcaaaagatcagAGGTTCCGAAAGGTCAAAGGTTAGTTGTCGCTTATCACGCTTGCCTCAAACATCTAGCATgcgtttatag